In Sphaeramia orbicularis chromosome 10, fSphaOr1.1, whole genome shotgun sequence, the following proteins share a genomic window:
- the ehd1a gene encoding LOW QUALITY PROTEIN: EH domain-containing protein 1a (The sequence of the model RefSeq protein was modified relative to this genomic sequence to represent the inferred CDS: inserted 2 bases in 2 codons): MFRKTLKKDPELFQNVSDGLRRLYRTKLFPLEDTYRFHDFHSPALEDADFDNKPMVLLVGQYSTGKTTFIRHLMEQDFPGMRIGPEPTTDSFIAVMHGEQEGVVPGNALVVDPKKPFRKLNAFGNAFLNRFMCAQMPNPVLESISIIDTPGILSGXKQRISRGYDFAAVLEWFAERVDRIILLFDAHKLDISDEFSEVIRALKNHEDKMRVVLNKADQISTQQLMRVYGALMWSLGKIINTPEVVRVYIGSFWAQPLLVPDNRKLFEAEEQDLFLDIQSLPRNAALRKLNDLIKRARLAKVQAYIISSLKKEMPSVFGKDSKKKELISNLGEIYQKIEKEHQISPGDXPNITKMQELLNGQDFSKFASLKPKLLESVEDMLANDIAHLMALVRQEEAAMPSQTVKGGAFEGTMTGPFGHGYGEGASEGIDELEWVVGRDKPTYDEIFYTLSPINGKVSGASAKKEMVKSKLPNSVLGKIWKLADVDHDGYLDDEEFALANHLIKVKLEGHELPQTLPDHLVPPSKRGIVVED; this comes from the exons CGACTCTACCGGACCAAACTGTTCCCGCTGGAGGACACGTATCGATTCCATGACTTCCACTCCCCTGCACTCGAAGATGCCGACTTCGACAACAAGCCTATGGTCCTCCTGGTGGGCCAGTACTCCACCGGGAAAACCACATTCATCCGCCACTTGATGGAGCAGGACTTCCCCGGTATGCGGATTGGCCCCGAGCCGACCACAGACTCTTTCATAGCGGTGATGCACGGTGAACAGGAGGGGGTGGTACCGGGTAACGCTCTGGTTGTCGACCCAAAGAAGCCCTTCCGCAAACTGAACGCCTTCGGTAACGCATTTCTCAACAG GTTCATGTGTGCCCAGATGCCTAACCCTGTCTTGGAGAGCATCAGTATCATCGATACTCCAGGAATCCTGTCAG AGAAGCAGAGGATAAGCAGAG GTTATGACTTTGCCGCTGTGCTGGAATGGTTTGCTGAGCGTGTGGACCGGATCATCCTCCTGTTTGATGCCCACAAGCTGGATATCTCAGATGAGTTCTCCGAGGTGATCCGTGCCCTCAAGAACCATGAGGACAAAATGCGTGTGGTGCTGAACAAGGCAGACCAAATCAGTACTCAACAACTTATGAGGGTGTACGGAGCCTTGATGTGGTCTCTGGGAAAAATTATCAACACACCTGAg GTGGTGCGGGTGTATATTGGGTCATTCTGGGCCCAGCCCCTGTTGGTGCCAGACAACAGGAAGCTGTTTGAGGCAGAGGAGCAGGACCTGTTCTTGGACATCCAGTCTCTGCCACGAAATGCAGCATTACGCAAACTCAATGACCTCATCAAACGAGCACGTCTCGCCAAG GTGCAGGCCTATATCATCAGCTCTCTGAAGAAGGAGATGCCAAGTGTATTTGGAAAGGACTCTAAGAAGAAAGAGCTGATTTCCAACTTGGGTGAAATCTACCAAAAGATTGAGAAAGAGCATCAGATCTCACCTGGAG TTCCTAACATCACCAAGATGCAG GAGTTACTCAATGGCCAGGATTTCTCCAAGTTCGCTTCGCTGAAGCCTAAGCTCCTGGAGTCGGTGGAGGACATGCTTGCCAATGACATCGCCCATCTCATGGCATTGGTGCGCCAGGAGGAAGCTGCCATGCCCAGCCAGACTGTGAAGGGAGGAGCATTTGAGGGAACGATGACCGGGCCCTTCGGTCATGGCTACGGCGAAGGCGCCAGCGAGGGCATTGACGAGCTGGAGTGGGTGGTGGGCCGCGACAAGCCTACATATGATGAGATCTTTTACACTCTCTCTCCCATCAATGGCAAAGTGTCAGGGGCTTCAGCCAAGAAGGAGATGGTGAAGTCCAAGCTGCCAAACTCAGTGCTGGGAAAGATCTGGAAGCTGGCAGATGTGGATCATGATGGCTACCTTGACGATGAAGAGTTTGCCCTGGCCAACCACTTGATCAAGGTAAAGCTGGAGGGCCATGAGTTGCCGCAGACGCTGCCTGACCACCTGGTGCCTCCATCTAAACGTGGGATTGTGGTGGAGGACTAA
- the map1lc3cl gene encoding microtubule-associated proteins 1A/1B light chain 3C, which translates to MAPFEKSMEMMPFKQRKCLATRKDEVCSIRSKFPNKLPVIVERYIREKTLPLLDKTKFLVPFELTLGQFFCLLRNKIDLDSTQALFLLVAEKNMSCMSSSMGEVYSRYRDADGFLYITYASQEMFGAPQPAATPPC; encoded by the exons ATGGCTCCTTTTGAGAAATCCATGGAAATGATGCCTTTTAAGCAGAGAAAATGCCTCG cAACAAGAAAAGATGAAGTGTGCAGTATTCGGTCTAAATTTCCAAACAAGTTGCCT GTGATTGTAGAACGTTACATCCGTGAAAAAACTCTCCCACTTTTGGACAAGACAAAGTTTCTGGTTCCGTTTGAGCTCACGTTGGGTCAGTTCTTCTGTTTGCTCAG GAATAAGATTGATCTGGACTCTACCCAGGCCTTGTTTCTCCTGGTGGCAGAGAAGAACATGTCCTGCATGTCCTCCAGCATGGGGGAGGTTTACTCCCGCTACAGAGACGCCGACGGCTTCCTCTACATCACCTACGCCTCACAAGAGATGTTTGGGGCGCCTCAACCTGCAGCCACACCGCCCTGCTGA